In the Brassica napus cultivar Da-Ae chromosome A7, Da-Ae, whole genome shotgun sequence genome, one interval contains:
- the LOC106354700 gene encoding 9-cis-epoxycarotenoid dioxygenase NCED9, chloroplastic, whose protein sequence is MKFHLNKDKLILNKNHISFCDKQPAKSGSSDHKHKTHVRMTKQRGNSTLLSSLHIYIKPHLPCFSNILTHISLSLSLAHKHKEYGQNTNLVLKKTPKRSVLSEKPKNQSIMASTSTTLLPSTPTQFLDRSLRHNLQSLSFSSSPTLGNKKLNPCSVSSSNNKTFSISSSLQSPATYQPPSWKKLCNDVASLITKTTSHNPIQRTAATILDAVENAMVSHERRRHPLPKTADPAVQIAGNFFPVPEQPVKHNLPVTGTVPECIQGVYVRNGANPLHKPISGHHLFDGDGMIHAVRFNNGSVSYSCRFTETNRFVQERELGRSVFPKAIGELHGHLGIAKLILFNARGLFGLLDPTQGLGVANAGLVYFNGHLLAMSEDDLPYHVKVTQTGDLETSGRYDFDGQLKSTMIAHPKLDPETRELFALSYDVVSKPYLKYFRFSSDGQKSPDVEIPLDQPTMIHDFAITENFVVVPDQQVVFRLPEMIRGGSPVVYDKNKKSRFGVLDKYAEDASSMRWIEVEDCFCFHLWNAWEEAETDEVVVIGSCMTPPDSIFNEHDETLQSVLSEIRLNLRTGESTRRPVISEELNLEAGMVNRNLLGRKTRFAYLALTEPWPKVSGFAKVDLSTGEVQKYIYGDGKYGGEPLFMPEGSSYAGEGGGYVMVFVHDEENVRSELQIINAGSLKLEATVTLPSRVPYGFHGTFISNEDLLKQALC, encoded by the coding sequence ATGAAATTTCATTTGAATAAGgacaaattaatattaaacaaaaatcatatttctTTCTGTGACAAACAACCAGCAAAATCAGGATCATCAGATCATAAACACAAGACACATGTAAGAATGACAAAGCAAAGAGGCAATAGTACCCTTCTCTCTTccttgcatatatatataaaacctcATCTCCCTTGTTTTAGCAATATACTCActcacatctctctctctctctctctagcacacaaacacaaagaatATGGACAAAACACAAACTTGGTCTTGAAGAAAACCCCAAAACGCAGCGTTTTATCAGAAAAACCAAAGAATCAGTCGATCATGGCTTCTACTTCTACTACCTTACTTCCTTCTACTCCAACCCAGTTTCTTGATCGTTCTTTAAGACACAATCTTCAATCTCTATCATTCTCCTCTTCGCCAACACTCGGAAACAAGAAACTAAACCCCTGTTCTGTTTCCTCCTCCAACAACAAAACCTTCTCCATCTCGTCTTCTCTCCAGTCTCCGGCGACATATCAACCACCGTCTTGGAAGAAACTATGCAACGACGTCGCCTCCTTGATCACCAAAACAACGAGTCACAACCCGATACAGAGAACCGCCGCTACGATCTTAGACGCGGTGGAGAACGCCATGGTCTCCCACGAGCGCCGCCGTCATCCGCTCCCTAAAACGGCGGACCCCGCCGTGCAAATTGCCGGAAACTTCTTCCCGGTCCCGGAGCAGCCGGTTAAGCACAACCTTCCGGTGACGGGAACAGTGCCAGAGTGTATCCAAGGAGTCTACGTCAGAAACGGAGCTAATCCGCTTCACAAACCGATCTCCGGCCACCATTTATTCGACGGAGACGGTATGATTCACGCGGTCCGGTTTAATAACGGTTCGGTTAGTTATTCATGCCGGTTTACCGAAACAAACCGGTTTGTTCAAGAGCGAGAACTGGGCCGGTCTGTTTTCCCCAAAGCGATAGGAGAGCTTCACGGACACTTGGGGATCGCTAAGCTAATACTATTTAACGCACGTGGGCTATTCGGTTTACTCGACCCGACCCAAGGACTCGGCGTGGCTAACGCCGGTTTAGTCTATTTCAACGGTCATCTCTTAGCAATGTCCGAAGACGATTTACCGTACCACGTAAAAGTCACCCAAACCGGAGATTTAGAAACCTCGGGCCGGTACGATTTCGACGGTCAGCTAAAATCGACAATGATCGCCCACCCGAAACTCGACCCGGAAACCCGCGAGCTATTCGCTCTCAGCTACGACGTCGTTTCGAAGCCTTACTTAAAATACTTCAGATTCTCATCGGACGGTCAAAAATCCCCCGACGTCGAGATCCCGCTCGACCAACCGACAATGATCCACGACTTCGCGATCACCGAGAACTTCGTCGTGGTCCCCGACCAGCAAGTGGTGTTCAGGCTACCGGAGATGATCCGCGGCGGCTCCCCGGTggtttacgacaaaaacaagaaaTCAAGATTCGGTGTTTTGGACAAATACGCTGAAGACGCTTCGTCGATGCGGTGGATCGAAGTGGAAGACTGCTTCTGTTTCCATCTCTGGAACGCTTGGGAAGAGGCGGAGACAGACGAGGTTGTCGTGATCGGGTCATGCATGACGCCACCCGACTCGATATTCAACGAACACGACGAAACACTTCAGAGTGTTTTGTCGGAGATAAGACTAAACCTGAGAACAGGGGAGTCCACGCGTCGGCCGGTTATCTCCGAGGAATTAAATCTCGAAGCCGGTATGGTAAACCGGAATCTTTTAGGTAGGAAAACCCGGTTTGCGTACCTTGCTTTAACCGAACCGTGGCCTAAAGTGTCCGGTTTCGCGAAAGTGGACTTATCGACAGGAGAGGTTCAGAAATATATATACGGTGACGGGAAATATGGAGGAGAGCCTCTG
- the LOC106354698 gene encoding exopolygalacturonase gives MANTVCCLTLILFIASLASGVSAAASAGRMIFDVRSYGARGDGKTDNAIAFTRAWKDACQWKGSARVFVPLGTFYLGGVTFAGPCQNRISFIIKGTLLAPKDANAIKQDTWIIFRYVDYLTVSGGGTLDGQGTSAWRLNDCTRNPNCRPLPMNIAFQFVRFSRISRIKSINSKMGHLNFFAVEYFEITRVSIRAPEDSPNTDGIKIGSSHHMKIHDVFIGTGDDCIAILSGTTNLDIYSVKCGPGHGISVGSLGRFKDEKSVYEISVRDLVFTGTSNGVRIKTWAPSASRNTVSNFTFQNLQMINVGNPIIIDQQYCPNNQCSKNSHSQVQIENVKFNNIWGTSTDKVAVKLQCSQTAPCKDVELAGINLVHRGIDGPATALCENVSGWTRGKISPPSCI, from the exons ATGGCTAACACCGTTTGTTGTCTCACGTTAATTTTGTTCATCGCTTCTCTAGCAAGTGGCGTTTCAGCCGCTGCTTCCGCCGGAAGAATGATATTCGACGTCCGAAGCTACGGTGCTCGTGGTGACGGCAAAACAGATAACGCCATC GCGTTTACAAGGGCGTGGAAAGATGCGTGCCAATGGAAAGGAAGCGCTAGAGTGTTCGTACCACTCGGAACGTTCTACCTCGGCGGTGTAACATTCGCGGGACCATGCCAAAATCGCATTAGTTTCATCATCAAAGGAACTTTGTTAGCACCTAAAGATGCTAACGCAATCAAACAAGACACGTGGATTATTTTCAGGTACGTAGACTATCTCACGGTCTCGGGCGGCGGCACTCTTGACGGCCAAGGAACCAGCGCGTGGCGACTCAACGACTGCACCAGAAACCCTAACTGCCGCCCTCTACCGATGAACATTGCTTTCCAGTTCGTGAGATTCTCGAGAATCAGCCGCATCAAATCTATCAACAGCAAAATGGGCCACCTCAACTTCTTCGCCGTGGAATATTTTGAGATTACACGTGTCAGTATTAGGGCTCCTGAAGATAGCCCTAACACCGACGGGATCAAGATTGGCTCGTCGCACCACATGAAGATTCACGACGTCTTCATTGGAACCGGCGACGACTGCATCGCGATCTTGTCAGGAACCACCAACTTGGATATCTATAGTGTCAAGTGCGGACCGGGTCATGGGATCAGCGTTGGAAGCCTTGGGAGGTTTAAAGATGAGAAGAGCGTTTATGAAATATCAGTTAGGGACTTGGTCTTTACCGGTACGAGCAATGGGGTTCGTATCAAGACATGGGCTCCTTCGGCGTCACGGAACACTGTTTCGAATTTTACTTTCCAGAATCTCCAGATGATCAATGTCGGAAACCCAATCATCATAGATCAACAGTACTGTCCAAACAACCAGTGTAGCAAAAAT TCTCATTCTCAGGTTCAGATAGAAAACGTGAAGTTCAATAACATTTGGGGGACTTCGACGGACAAAGTGGCCGTGAAGTTGCAATGTAGCCAGACGGCTCCTTGCAAAGACGTTGAGCTAGCCGGAATTAACTTGGTGCACCGTGGAATTGACGGTCCAGCCACCGCGTTGTGTGAGAATGTTTCTGGCTGGACTCGTGGCAAGATTTCACCTCCTTCTTGCATTTGA
- the LOC106354699 gene encoding VQ motif-containing protein 10-like, whose protein sequence is MSERGKMKSEPMKVVFINTQYVETDARSFKNVVQELTGKDAIVAAGPFECPSTSDDRCYGGGNRIGEDSRRPYDGGGAETTTEFDRFFKEMPPMEELYKLWSES, encoded by the coding sequence ATGTCTGAGAGAGGAAAGATGAAGTCGGAGCCAATGAAAGTTGTGTTCATTAACACACAGTACGTTGAAACAGATGCTCGTAGCTTCAAAAATGTTGTTCAAGAACTCACAGGTAAAGATGCCATAGTCGCCGCCGGTCCTTTCGAGTGTCCATCCACTTCCGACGACCGTTGTTACGGTGGAGGTAACAGAATCGGTGAAGATTCCAGACGACCCTACGACGGCGGAGGAGCGGAGACGACGACGGAGTTTGATAGGTTTTTCAAGGAGATGCCTCCCATGGAGGAATTGTATAAGCTATGGTCTGAAAGTTGA
- the LOC106354697 gene encoding E3 ubiquitin-protein ligase DA2-like: protein MGNKLVGRKRQVVEERYTKPQGLYVNTDVDIKKLRKLIVESKLAPCYPGDDESCHELEECPICFLYYPSLNRSRCCMKSICTECFLQMKNPNSARPTQCPFCKTPNYAVEYRGVKTKEEKGMEQVEEQRVIEAKIRMRQKEMEDDEEKMQKRMESSFSSSTSAVTGEMEYGSAASAISYNDPMEDAETSSSQNVSVARQRSRRSRGNRDEEAEADLEELMVMEAIWLSMQETGMRRDSGGGEVTPFRQYVSEEDHSYAEPATPSSSSGGLPCAISALAEQRQQMVGESSNHNHNVNVSSYSMLPGNCDSYYDIEQETDDIEHHHHHHQHHHQQHNYYHGNTEMGETGSSSSYMNGSESFHNFPLPPPPPLVIAPESFEEQMMMAMAVSLAEVHATTTTSAPTEVTWQ, encoded by the exons ATGGGTAATAAGCTGGTGGGGAGGAAGAGGCAAGTGGTGGAAGAAAGATACACAAAGCCACAAGGCTTGTATGTGAATACAGATGTCGACATTAAGAAGCTTAGGAAACTCATTGTTGAGTCTAAGCTTGCTCCTTGCTATCCTGGGGATGATGAGAGCTGCCACGAGCTCGAGGAATGCCCCATTTGCTTCCTG taCTATCCTAGCCTCAATAGATCAAGATGTTGCATGAAAAGCATCTGTACAG AGTGTTTTTTGCAAATGAAGAATCCTAACTCAGCTCGGCCCACTCA GTGTCCTTTTTGTAAAACACCAAACTATGCTGTTGAGTACCGTGGAGTAAAGACCAAGGAGGAAAAGGGCATGGAACAAGTT GAAGAGCAAAGGGTAATAGAAGCGAAAATAAGGATGAGGCAGAAAGAAATGGAGGATGATGAAGAGAAGATGCAGAAACGTATGGAATCATCCTTTTCCTCTAGCACAAGCGCAGTGACTGGTGAAATGGAATACGGTTCTGCTGCTTCAG CAATATCTTATAATGATCCCATGGAAGACGCTGAAACTTCTTCATCACAGAACGTCTCAGTTGCTAGACAGCGCTCCCGCCGTTCTCGAGGAAACAG GGACGAAGAGGCTGAAGCTGACCTTGAAGAGTTGATGGTCATGGAAGCAATATGGCTCTCCATGCAG GAAACAGGGATGCGGAGAGATTCAGGTGGTGGAGAAGTGACACCTTTTAGGCAGTATGTATCAGAAGAAGATCATAGTTATGCAGAACCAGCAACGCCGTCTTCATCATCTGGTGGACTTCCTTGTGCAATCTCTGCACTTGCTGAACAACGCCAGCAAATGGTTGGTGAATCCTCCAATCACAATCACAACGTCAACGTTTCTTCGTACAGTATGCTTCCTGGCAACTGCGACAGTTACTACGACATAGAACAAGAGACAGATGACATTgaacaccaccaccaccatcatcagCATCATCATCAGCAGCATAATTATTACCATGGCAACACCGAGATGGGAGAAACGGGGAGCAGCTCTTCTTACATGAACGGCAGCGAGAGCTTCCACAACTTTCCTCttccaccacctcctcctctgGTGATTGCTCCAGAGAGTTTTGAGGAGCAGATGATGATGGCTATGGCTGTGTCTTTGGCGGAGGTTCATGCCACGACCACCACAAGTGCACCAACTGAAGTTACTTGGCAATAA